Within Amycolatopsis sp. cg5, the genomic segment AAGTGGACCGATAAGGCCAGGTCTCCATGGCGGCACGGTAGCTGTCTTCGGTGACCCTCGACGGTTCCCAAGCCGCATGATGCACGGCCACCCGTCGTGAGAGATCCCCCGGCTCGATATGCCGGACACGAAAGCCTTGCGGGACAACGGGTTCCGGCAGATCGTGCAACGAGCGGCGCATGTAGTCGTTGTGCACGGTGGAGTCACCGAGCCGGTACCCTTGGCGTTCGAGCGCGGCCCTGAGGTGGGTTTCCTTGTCCAACAGGGTAATGCTGCGTTCGTCCGTCTCGGCGACGGTGTCGAACCAGCGCAGGACCTCGTCGGCCAATTCCGGCCGCGCGGGGTCGACGAGGAAGTGCAGTCCGCCCGGCAGGAACGTCCAGCCCCAGGCGACGACCTGCCCGCCGTCCTCCCAGATCGCGGTCGGCCATTCGGCCTCGCGCCCGCCGATGTGCGTCCGTTCCCAAGCCTGGTCGCCGATGTGGCAGTACGTGCCCAGCGTCCAGACCCGCTCGGTGAGCGACTGCATCGCCCGCAGATCCTCGGGCCCGGCGTACCGGCGCATGGTGATCACCCGCCCGAGCATTCCGGAGCCGACAGCCCGCCCGCCACTCATTTACCCTACCCGGGGTCGTGAGCGTTGCGGGCGGTTAGAACCGCCCGCAACGCTCACGAGGGTTTCGAAGCGACCACGAGGTCGCGCACGATCGCCTGGTCCACGCGATGCGCGAACTCTTCGTAGGCCCCGCCTTCACGGACTTCGAGGCCGGCGCGCTTGAGGATGTCGACCAGGTCCGCGCGCGGGCAGACGTTGGTGTTCCACGAAATGCCCAAGGCGCCGCCAGGACGGAGCACCCGCGACCACACCGGCACGGCGGCGGCCAGCAGGTCGTGCGGGCTGCGGGCCAGGCCGGCGTCGCGGTGGCTGCCGTGCTGGACGCCGTACGGGGCGTCGGTGATGATCAGGTCGACCGAACGGGCGCGCAGCAGCTCGTCGGTCGTGAGGGTGTCGGCGTTGAAGTACGTGATCTTGCGGGTGTCGCCCGCCTTGTACTGCTCTTTCGTCAGGCCGAACTCGAGGTCGAGGCGACGGCCGAGGCGCACCTTGTTGCGGCGGACCTGGCCGGACTCGGCGGTGTGCTTGACCCGCTTGGTGCGCAGCCACGTCTTGATGAACATCTCGTAGGCGTCGAAGTCCTTGCCGTCGACGTCGAGACCGTAGGCGTGGCAGCCGTACATCATCGCCTGGTTCAGCGTGGTGCCGCGCCCGCACAGCGGGTCGAGCACGTACAGCGGCTCGCCGAAGACGGGCTTGGCGCCCGCGAGCAGCGTGACGTTGAACAGCAGCTTCGTGAACAGCTCGTTCGTCTTGCCGGGGTACTTCTGGATGGTCAGCAGGTCCGAGTCGAAGGCGGCGGCCGGGTCGACCGTCACCGGCTTCAACACGCCGTCGCCGCGCTCGAACAGCGCGTACAGCGAGGACAGGTTGGACAGCAGCGCCAGGTCGGTCGCCGTCAGCGGTGCTTCGCTGCCGAAGGTCACGTAGCTGACGCCACCGATCCGGTCTTCGCCGATCTCGCCGAGCGGGGAGCTCAACGCGGCGCCGAACACGGCCAGTTCGGCGCGCAACAGCGCGGGGGAGGAGTCGGTGTACACCCGATTGGCCGACGGATACACCAGGATCGCGTACTCAGGCATCCTGGAGAGCGTAGCGTGACCGACCGTGACAGCGTCTTTGGAGCACGACATCCGGCAAGCCGCCGCCCTGCTGACCTCCGCGACCGACGTGACCCTGCTCGGGCACGTGCGTCCCGACGCCGACGCACTCGGCAGCGCGCTCGCGCTGGGCCGGGTGCTCGGCAAACGCGGCGCGACCGTGCGCGTGTCCTTCGGGACCGGCGGCGGCGAGTGGGTGCCGCCCGAGACGCTGCGCGGGCTCGACGCCGACGGCCTGCTCGTGCGCCCCGA encodes:
- a CDS encoding TRM11 family methyltransferase; the protein is MPEYAILVYPSANRVYTDSSPALLRAELAVFGAALSSPLGEIGEDRIGGVSYVTFGSEAPLTATDLALLSNLSSLYALFERGDGVLKPVTVDPAAAFDSDLLTIQKYPGKTNELFTKLLFNVTLLAGAKPVFGEPLYVLDPLCGRGTTLNQAMMYGCHAYGLDVDGKDFDAYEMFIKTWLRTKRVKHTAESGQVRRNKVRLGRRLDLEFGLTKEQYKAGDTRKITYFNADTLTTDELLRARSVDLIITDAPYGVQHGSHRDAGLARSPHDLLAAAVPVWSRVLRPGGALGISWNTNVCPRADLVDILKRAGLEVREGGAYEEFAHRVDQAIVRDLVVASKPS
- a CDS encoding GNAT family N-acetyltransferase, producing MSGGRAVGSGMLGRVITMRRYAGPEDLRAMQSLTERVWTLGTYCHIGDQAWERTHIGGREAEWPTAIWEDGGQVVAWGWTFLPGGLHFLVDPARPELADEVLRWFDTVAETDERSITLLDKETHLRAALERQGYRLGDSTVHNDYMRRSLHDLPEPVVPQGFRVRHIEPGDLSRRVAVHHAAWEPSRVTEDSYRAAMETWPYRSTLDWAAEAEDGTFVASCLIWLDGRNRVGLIEPVGADPRFRRRGLARAVCLAALGAVRDAGADQAIVYPVRGLAKAAAAAPLYENLGFSSYARTLTYVRR